In Myripristis murdjan chromosome 9, fMyrMur1.1, whole genome shotgun sequence, the following proteins share a genomic window:
- the homer1b gene encoding homer protein homolog 1b isoform X2, which yields MGEQPIYSTRAHVFQIDPNTKKNWLPTSKHAVTVSYFYDSTRNVYRIISLDGTKAIINSTISPNMTFTKTSQKFGQWADSRANTVYGLGFSTEHHLAKFAEKFAEYKEAARLAKEKSQEKMELATSPSQESPAGELSSPLTPVTPPTMENINGTDEICDTTPNSDSRPEPAQNALAFAHSPTMTKHWEAELEALKGNNAKLTAALLESTANVKQWKQQLAAYQEEAERLHKRVTELECQSNQTPVIKSQKTELNQTIEELETTLRDKEEEMEKLKEELENMNDLMEQKDTLTQKLEETELRGRVLEEQLAGAEQRLEENQEEQENFRKSLRTLLELLDGKIFELTELRDTLARLIEEAS from the exons ATGGG GGAGCAGCCCATCTACAGCACGCGTGCCCACGTCTTCCAGATAGACCCCAACACCAAGAAGAACTGGCTGCCCACCAGCAAGCATGCCGTCACCGTCTCCTACTTCTACGACAGCACACGCAACGTCTACCGCATCATCAGCCTGGACGGCACCAAG GCAATAATCAACAGCACCATCAGTCCCAACATGACGTTCACCAAGACCTCACAGAAGTTTGGCCAGTGGGCGGACAGCCGAGCGAACACCGTGTACGGCCTGGGATTCTCCACTGAGCATCATCTAGCTAAG TTCGCAGAGAAGTTCGCAGAGTATAAAGAGGCAGCACGGCTTGCCAAGGAGAAAAGCCAAGAAAAGATGGAGCTGgccacctctccctctcag GAGTCTCCAGCGGGCGAGCTCTCGTCACCTTTGACCCCAGTGACTCCGCCCACCATGGAAAACATCAATGGCACGGATGAAATCTGTGACACGACCCCCAACTCAGACAGCCGTCCAGAGCCGGCGCAGAACGCACTGGCCTTCGCACACAG CCCCACCATGACGAAACACTGGGAGGCCGAGCTGGAGGCACTGAAGGGGAACAACGCCAAACTAACAGCAGCCCTGCTGGAGTCCACAGCCAACGTCAAGCAGTGGAAACAACAGCTGGCTGCCTACCAGGAAGAGGCCGAGAGACTACACAAACGG GTGACCGAGCTCGAGTGCCAGAGCAACCAAACCCCAGTGATCAAATCCCAGAAGACTGAACTCAACCAAACCATAGAAGAACTGGAGACCACATTAAGGGACaaagaggag GAAATGGAAAAGCTGAAAGAAGAACTGGAGAACATGAATGACCTGATGGAGCAGAAAGACACCCTTACCCAGAAACTTGAG GAGACGGAGCTGCGTGGCCGGgtgctggaggagcagctggcgGGGGCCGAGCAGCGGCTGGAGGAGaaccaggaggagcaggagaactTCAGGAAGAGCCTGCGGACACTACTGGAGCTGCTGGACGGGAAGATCTTTGAGCTGACGGAGCTGAGAGACACGCTGGCTCGACTCATAGAGGAGGCCAGCTAG
- the homer1b gene encoding homer protein homolog 1b isoform X1 → MEDREVVIRLPGRSDSPVDNRSFRSSAGFGETLVLRHKEVHHFFFVPFREQPIYSTRAHVFQIDPNTKKNWLPTSKHAVTVSYFYDSTRNVYRIISLDGTKAIINSTISPNMTFTKTSQKFGQWADSRANTVYGLGFSTEHHLAKFAEKFAEYKEAARLAKEKSQEKMELATSPSQESPAGELSSPLTPVTPPTMENINGTDEICDTTPNSDSRPEPAQNALAFAHSPTMTKHWEAELEALKGNNAKLTAALLESTANVKQWKQQLAAYQEEAERLHKRVTELECQSNQTPVIKSQKTELNQTIEELETTLRDKEEEMEKLKEELENMNDLMEQKDTLTQKLEETELRGRVLEEQLAGAEQRLEENQEEQENFRKSLRTLLELLDGKIFELTELRDTLARLIEEAS, encoded by the exons ATGGAGGACCGTGAAGTGGTAATTCGGTTGCCAGGGCGATCTGACTCCCCGGTGGACAACAGGAGTTTTCGTTCCAGCGCCGGTTTCGGTGAAACTTTGGTGCTGCGGCACAAAGAGGTTCATCACTTCTTCTTTGTGCCCTTCAGGGAGCAGCCCATCTACAGCACGCGTGCCCACGTCTTCCAGATAGACCCCAACACCAAGAAGAACTGGCTGCCCACCAGCAAGCATGCCGTCACCGTCTCCTACTTCTACGACAGCACACGCAACGTCTACCGCATCATCAGCCTGGACGGCACCAAG GCAATAATCAACAGCACCATCAGTCCCAACATGACGTTCACCAAGACCTCACAGAAGTTTGGCCAGTGGGCGGACAGCCGAGCGAACACCGTGTACGGCCTGGGATTCTCCACTGAGCATCATCTAGCTAAG TTCGCAGAGAAGTTCGCAGAGTATAAAGAGGCAGCACGGCTTGCCAAGGAGAAAAGCCAAGAAAAGATGGAGCTGgccacctctccctctcag GAGTCTCCAGCGGGCGAGCTCTCGTCACCTTTGACCCCAGTGACTCCGCCCACCATGGAAAACATCAATGGCACGGATGAAATCTGTGACACGACCCCCAACTCAGACAGCCGTCCAGAGCCGGCGCAGAACGCACTGGCCTTCGCACACAG CCCCACCATGACGAAACACTGGGAGGCCGAGCTGGAGGCACTGAAGGGGAACAACGCCAAACTAACAGCAGCCCTGCTGGAGTCCACAGCCAACGTCAAGCAGTGGAAACAACAGCTGGCTGCCTACCAGGAAGAGGCCGAGAGACTACACAAACGG GTGACCGAGCTCGAGTGCCAGAGCAACCAAACCCCAGTGATCAAATCCCAGAAGACTGAACTCAACCAAACCATAGAAGAACTGGAGACCACATTAAGGGACaaagaggag GAAATGGAAAAGCTGAAAGAAGAACTGGAGAACATGAATGACCTGATGGAGCAGAAAGACACCCTTACCCAGAAACTTGAG GAGACGGAGCTGCGTGGCCGGgtgctggaggagcagctggcgGGGGCCGAGCAGCGGCTGGAGGAGaaccaggaggagcaggagaactTCAGGAAGAGCCTGCGGACACTACTGGAGCTGCTGGACGGGAAGATCTTTGAGCTGACGGAGCTGAGAGACACGCTGGCTCGACTCATAGAGGAGGCCAGCTAG